A region of Halarcobacter mediterraneus DNA encodes the following proteins:
- a CDS encoding Calx-beta domain-containing protein → MTTYLNDYRSYIYQTNYTDSYNAVVRVSNTESYGTGALLYDGRSILTAAHIFEGYNTDNITVYFDTAWGTQAYSATLNIYDYYDSLNSNGDIAILTVDENPSAFYERYDIYRGDDELGSNFTMVGYGAYGSGSTGKLEYETEILKLKTTNTFEADFYSIDLSSKTNLSWDPLQSSILAADFDSGYTSNDALGYLLNINDLGNGTTEGMIASGDSGGPAFIDGLIAGIASYTVSLSSNFNELDVNNIIDSSFGEIGAWQRVSYYSEWIDKTIREGYENAPTSRDEVQTEILEADEGDISYAYFLLEFLEDRDNVSENITLNYTTRDGSATAGEDYIATSGVITLYKDESQVIIPVEVLGDNISEGNETFYLDVTNPSYGSLGDNTSTLTAVRTIIDDDYNIA, encoded by the coding sequence ATGACTACTTATTTAAATGACTATAGAAGTTATATATACCAAACTAATTATACAGATTCTTATAATGCTGTTGTAAGAGTGTCAAATACAGAAAGTTATGGAACAGGTGCTTTGCTTTATGATGGTCGTTCTATTTTAACAGCTGCTCATATTTTTGAAGGATACAATACTGATAATATTACAGTTTACTTCGATACTGCTTGGGGTACACAAGCTTATAGTGCAACTTTAAATATATATGATTACTATGATTCTTTAAATTCAAACGGTGATATAGCAATTTTAACTGTAGATGAAAATCCCTCTGCTTTTTATGAAAGATATGATATTTACAGAGGAGATGATGAACTAGGTAGTAATTTTACAATGGTAGGATATGGAGCTTATGGTTCAGGTTCAACTGGAAAGTTAGAATATGAAACTGAAATTCTAAAATTAAAAACTACAAATACCTTTGAAGCTGATTTTTATTCTATTGATTTATCTTCTAAAACTAACTTATCTTGGGATCCTTTACAAAGTTCTATATTAGCTGCAGATTTTGATAGTGGATATACTTCAAATGATGCTTTAGGATATCTTTTAAATATTAATGATTTAGGAAATGGAACTACAGAAGGAATGATTGCAAGTGGAGATAGTGGTGGTCCAGCTTTTATAGATGGTTTAATAGCTGGTATAGCTTCTTATACAGTTTCTCTTTCTTCAAACTTTAATGAGCTTGATGTGAATAATATAATTGATTCAAGTTTTGGAGAGATTGGAGCTTGGCAAAGGGTAAGTTACTATTCTGAATGGATAGATAAAACAATTAGAGAAGGTTATGAAAATGCTCCTACTTCAAGAGATGAAGTTCAAACAGAAATCTTAGAAGCAGATGAGGGTGATATTTCTTATGCTTATTTTCTTCTAGAGTTTTTAGAAGATAGAGATAATGTTTCAGAAAATATTACTTTAAACTATACCACAAGAGATGGTTCAGCAACGGCAGGTGAAGATTATATTGCAACATCAGGAGTTATAACTTTATATAAAGACGAGTCACAAGTTATTATACCAGTAGAAGTTTTAGGAGATAATATTTCAGAAGGAAATGAAACTTTCTATTTAGATGTTACAAATCCTTCTTATGGAAGTCTTGGGGATAATACAAGCACACTTACAGCTGTTAGGACTATTATTGATGATGACTACAATATAGCATAA
- a CDS encoding NAD-dependent epimerase/dehydratase family protein: MKKVLIIGIDSFTGVHLASYLKKDNYDVYGTTLSKSTNKKYKCDITQKENISEVLNIVKPDYLIHLSGVSFAAHGNNEDFYKINTIGTINILETLLSLKQKPKKIILASSATVYGNQGLEVLDESLCPKPANHYGASKYSMECLASGYFDKLSIIITRPFNYTGQGQAEHFLVPKIVKHFKEKKDFIELGNLDVIREFNDIDFVCESYKKLLECKASEEIVNICSGRGIKLLDIIALLKKITNHNIEIRVNQEFVRKDEIKSLTGSPFKLFNLIGEVKQFNFEETLLKMLDK, encoded by the coding sequence ATGAAAAAAGTTTTAATAATAGGTATAGATAGTTTTACTGGGGTACATCTAGCTTCATATCTAAAAAAAGATAACTATGATGTCTATGGAACAACTTTATCAAAAAGTACAAACAAAAAATACAAATGTGATATTACCCAAAAAGAAAATATTTCAGAAGTGTTAAATATAGTAAAGCCTGATTATTTAATTCATCTCTCAGGAGTATCTTTTGCAGCCCATGGAAACAATGAAGATTTTTATAAAATAAATACTATAGGAACTATAAATATCCTTGAAACTTTATTATCTTTAAAACAAAAACCCAAAAAAATTATCCTTGCAAGTAGTGCAACAGTTTATGGTAATCAAGGCTTGGAAGTATTAGATGAATCTTTATGTCCTAAACCAGCAAACCATTATGGAGCTAGTAAATACTCAATGGAATGTTTAGCAAGTGGATATTTTGATAAACTATCGATAATAATAACAAGACCTTTTAATTATACTGGGCAAGGACAAGCAGAACATTTTTTAGTTCCAAAAATAGTTAAGCACTTTAAAGAAAAAAAAGATTTTATTGAACTTGGAAATTTAGATGTTATTAGAGAATTTAATGATATAGATTTTGTGTGTGAATCTTATAAAAAACTTTTAGAATGTAAAGCTTCAGAAGAAATTGTAAATATCTGTTCTGGTCGTGGAATTAAATTATTAGATATAATTGCTCTTTTAAAAAAAATTACAAATCATAATATTGAAATTAGAGTTAATCAAGAATTTGTAAGAAAAGATGAAATTAAAAGTTTAACAGGTTCTCCTTTTAAACTTTTTAATCTTATAGGAGAGGTTAAACAATTTAACTTTGAAGAAACATTACTTAAAATGTTGGATAAATGA
- the gmd gene encoding GDP-mannose 4,6-dehydratase: MKKAIITGISGQDGAYLAQFLLEKGYEVYGTYRRTASVNFWRIEELNIKNHKNLHLVEYDLTDLSNSISMIQKIQPDEVYNLAAQSFVGVSFEQPITTTHITGLGCVHLLEAIKIVNPKIKFYQASTSEMFGKVQEVPQTEKTPFYPRSPYGVAKLYAHWMVINYRESYNIFACSGILFNHESPLRGQEFVTRKITDSVAKIKLGKLDCLELGNMDAKRDWGFAKDYVEGMYLMLQAKNPDTYVLATNRTETVRDFVSLAFKAVDIEVEFIGSDENEIAVDRKTGKTLVKVNPKFYRPAEVDLLIGNAQKAKEVLGWEAKCTLEELCSMMIKEDLRRNKLGFSF; encoded by the coding sequence GTGAAAAAAGCAATTATTACGGGAATTTCAGGACAAGATGGTGCATATTTAGCACAATTTTTGTTAGAAAAAGGTTATGAAGTATATGGCACATATAGAAGAACTGCTTCAGTTAATTTTTGGAGAATTGAAGAGTTAAATATAAAAAATCATAAAAATTTGCATTTGGTAGAATATGATTTGACTGATTTATCAAATTCTATTAGTATGATTCAAAAAATACAACCTGATGAAGTTTATAACCTTGCTGCACAAAGTTTTGTTGGGGTATCTTTTGAACAACCAATTACTACTACACATATTACAGGATTAGGTTGTGTTCATTTATTAGAAGCTATTAAAATAGTAAATCCTAAAATAAAATTTTATCAAGCAAGTACTTCAGAAATGTTTGGAAAAGTTCAAGAAGTACCTCAAACAGAAAAAACTCCTTTTTATCCAAGAAGTCCTTACGGTGTGGCAAAACTTTATGCTCATTGGATGGTTATAAATTATCGTGAGTCATATAATATTTTTGCATGTAGTGGAATTTTATTTAATCATGAATCTCCTTTAAGAGGTCAAGAGTTTGTTACTAGAAAGATTACAGATTCAGTTGCAAAAATAAAATTAGGTAAACTTGATTGTCTAGAGTTAGGTAATATGGATGCAAAAAGAGATTGGGGTTTTGCTAAAGATTATGTAGAAGGAATGTATCTTATGCTTCAAGCCAAGAATCCAGATACTTATGTTTTAGCAACGAATAGAACGGAGACAGTAAGAGACTTTGTAAGCTTAGCTTTTAAGGCAGTTGATATAGAAGTGGAGTTTATTGGTAGTGATGAAAATGAGATTGCAGTAGATAGAAAAACAGGAAAAACTTTAGTAAAAGTAAATCCTAAATTTTATCGACCAGCAGAAGTAGACTTATTAATAGGAAATGCCCAAAAAGCAAAAGAAGTTTTAGGTTGGGAAGCTAAATGCACTTTGGAAGAACTTTGTTCAATGATGATAAAAGAAGATTTAAGAAGAAATAAATTAGGGTTTTCTTTCTAA
- a CDS encoding TolC family protein, with amino-acid sequence MKNSVFVLLLSIFCSSLYAQNLTFSKAYDLALAKSNKILSSKYTFQSNKEGVTQAKAGLYPQLSSKISYGNRYSHMNELLNRRDDGERERSLDYSISLNQSIYDPELYSKIEMEKQRVKLSDIEFQKNKQELFLEVFESYIRIFKIQNRTSLLESKTMYFKYLNDAAKKKHNLSLMTKMDMLKAEVDYNTAKIELRKEKQLLKIAKNSLEQLIELSNFTLPMINYDISLEKLEKLKEIIRGEDIYLSSLDVQEAKASKEFSKSVLNNAFDAHLPKLSFDASYTKYYSPDKAADYEDTARYMVVLNIPIYQGGAVRSRVKASELQYNATLEELKLAQKRTKIEFEEYKSEFEAAVESLILYKTSLKSANLYLDSIKQAYDKGLKSIIDLYEAQSKLDEIKFSYVDSLSSLIDSYAGLLKVTNNFQRIELIDNII; translated from the coding sequence ATGAAGAATAGTGTTTTTGTTTTACTTTTAAGTATCTTTTGCTCAAGTTTATATGCTCAAAATTTAACATTTTCAAAAGCATATGACTTAGCATTAGCTAAATCAAACAAAATACTATCGTCTAAATATACTTTTCAATCGAACAAAGAGGGTGTAACACAAGCAAAAGCTGGTTTATACCCACAGCTTTCTTCAAAAATTTCATATGGAAATAGATATAGTCATATGAATGAATTATTAAATAGAAGGGATGATGGTGAAAGAGAAAGAAGTTTAGATTATAGTATTTCTTTAAATCAAAGTATTTATGATCCAGAATTGTATTCTAAAATTGAAATGGAAAAGCAAAGAGTAAAACTTTCTGATATAGAGTTTCAAAAAAATAAACAAGAGTTGTTTTTAGAAGTATTTGAAAGTTATATAAGAATATTTAAAATTCAAAACAGAACATCTTTGCTTGAGTCTAAAACAATGTATTTTAAATATTTAAATGATGCTGCAAAAAAGAAACATAATTTAAGTTTGATGACTAAGATGGATATGTTAAAAGCTGAAGTTGATTATAATACGGCAAAAATAGAATTAAGAAAAGAAAAACAACTTTTAAAAATTGCTAAAAATAGTTTAGAACAATTAATAGAGTTATCTAATTTTACATTACCTATGATTAACTATGATATTAGTTTAGAGAAACTAGAAAAGTTAAAAGAGATTATCAGAGGCGAAGATATTTATTTATCAAGTTTAGATGTACAAGAAGCTAAAGCTTCAAAAGAGTTTTCTAAAAGTGTTTTAAATAATGCCTTTGATGCTCACTTGCCTAAACTTTCATTTGATGCAAGTTATACAAAATATTATTCTCCTGATAAAGCAGCTGATTATGAAGATACAGCTAGATATATGGTAGTTTTAAATATCCCAATTTATCAAGGTGGAGCAGTACGTTCAAGAGTTAAAGCTTCAGAACTACAATATAATGCAACACTAGAAGAGCTTAAATTAGCTCAAAAAAGAACAAAAATTGAGTTTGAAGAGTATAAAAGTGAATTTGAAGCAGCAGTTGAGTCATTGATTTTATATAAGACTTCTTTAAAATCAGCAAATCTTTATTTAGATTCTATAAAACAAGCATATGATAAAGGTTTAAAAAGTATTATTGATTTATATGAGGCGCAAAGTAAATTAGATGAAATAAAGTTTTCATATGTTGATTCTTTATCAAGTTTAATTGATTCTTATGCAGGTTTATTAAAAGTAACTAATAATTTTCAAAGAATAGAATTAATAGATAATATAATATAA
- a CDS encoding type I secretion system permease/ATPase gives MASPNNNPKKDERLKELKNAILDSKKSFFIAGFFSLFINLLMLVPPLYMLQLYDRVITSRSEETLYFLTGIVIVLFITMALLEIVRSKLLIRIGNKIDSLLSQRVFDILFDFANKFPGKANSTPLSDLTQIRQFMTGNGLFAFFDAPWIPIYLAVLFMFHPYFGFFAIFAAIVLLSFAIINEYVTKEKLAESNNLSRASSIYVDSNLRNAEVVNAMGMKSAIRKSWQERYFGFLNAQNDASNKAGVWSNISKISRMMFQSMMLGLGGYLAINMEVSPGMMIAGSIIMGRALAPIDLITNSWKGFSSARDSYERLDELLEDFPKEKEYMELPAPKGELLLEHLVLIPPGAKAPSLTGVSMKIEKGDVVGIIGQSAAGKSSLARAILGIWPLLQGKVRLDGADIHQWDKEHLGRFIGYLPQDVELFEGTIAENIARFNEVDSHKVVAAAQKAGVHELILRLPEGYDTRLGAGGASLSGGQKQRIGFARAIYDNPVLVVLDEPNSNLDDQGELSLVKAIQLLKQNGTTVVLITHRPSILQVTNKIAFMKQGALELYGPSKEVLAKISGNNTPAQQEAQAQAQQRAAQAQKASAAQQPKISLSKPGS, from the coding sequence ATGGCTTCGCCAAATAATAATCCAAAAAAAGATGAAAGATTAAAAGAATTAAAAAATGCAATTTTAGACTCAAAAAAATCGTTTTTTATAGCAGGCTTTTTTAGTTTATTTATAAACTTACTAATGCTAGTACCACCATTATATATGCTTCAATTATATGATAGGGTAATCACAAGTAGAAGTGAAGAAACACTATATTTTCTAACAGGAATTGTAATTGTACTATTTATTACAATGGCTTTATTAGAAATTGTACGTTCAAAGCTTCTAATAAGAATCGGAAATAAGATAGATAGTCTTTTAAGTCAAAGGGTATTTGATATTCTTTTTGATTTTGCTAATAAGTTTCCAGGAAAAGCAAATTCAACTCCTTTATCTGACTTAACACAAATTAGACAGTTTATGACAGGAAATGGTCTTTTTGCATTTTTTGATGCTCCTTGGATTCCTATTTATCTTGCTGTATTATTTATGTTTCACCCATATTTTGGGTTTTTTGCTATTTTTGCAGCTATTGTTTTACTTTCTTTTGCAATTATAAATGAATATGTAACTAAAGAAAAGTTAGCAGAATCAAATAATTTGAGTAGGGCTTCAAGTATTTATGTTGATTCAAACTTAAGAAATGCAGAAGTTGTAAATGCCATGGGTATGAAAAGTGCTATTAGAAAAAGTTGGCAAGAAAGATATTTTGGTTTTTTAAATGCACAAAATGACGCTAGTAATAAAGCAGGTGTTTGGTCAAATATTTCAAAAATATCAAGAATGATGTTCCAATCTATGATGTTAGGACTTGGTGGATATTTAGCTATTAATATGGAAGTTAGCCCTGGTATGATGATTGCAGGTTCTATTATTATGGGTAGAGCCTTAGCTCCAATTGATTTGATAACTAATTCTTGGAAAGGTTTTAGTTCTGCAAGGGATTCTTATGAAAGACTTGATGAATTATTAGAAGATTTTCCAAAAGAAAAAGAGTATATGGAACTACCAGCACCTAAAGGAGAATTACTTTTAGAACATTTGGTTTTAATTCCCCCTGGAGCAAAAGCTCCATCTTTAACTGGAGTTTCAATGAAAATCGAAAAAGGTGATGTTGTAGGAATAATTGGACAAAGTGCAGCTGGAAAATCTTCTTTGGCAAGGGCTATTTTAGGAATTTGGCCTCTTTTACAAGGAAAAGTAAGACTTGATGGTGCAGATATTCATCAATGGGACAAAGAACACTTAGGAAGATTTATAGGATATTTACCTCAAGATGTGGAACTATTTGAAGGAACTATTGCTGAGAATATTGCAAGATTTAATGAAGTTGATTCCCACAAAGTTGTAGCAGCAGCTCAAAAAGCTGGAGTACATGAGTTAATTTTAAGGCTTCCAGAAGGTTATGATACAAGATTAGGAGCTGGTGGAGCTTCTTTATCAGGTGGTCAAAAACAAAGAATAGGTTTTGCAAGGGCAATTTATGACAATCCAGTATTAGTAGTTCTTGATGAACCTAATTCAAATTTAGATGACCAAGGTGAACTTTCTTTAGTTAAAGCAATTCAATTATTAAAACAAAATGGTACAACAGTAGTATTAATTACTCATAGACCATCAATTTTACAAGTTACAAATAAAATAGCTTTTATGAAACAAGGTGCGTTAGAGCTTTATGGACCATCAAAAGAAGTTTTAGCAAAAATCTCAGGGAATAATACTCCAGCACAACAAGAAGCTCAGGCTCAGGCTCAACAACGAGCAGCCCAAGCACAAAAAGCAAGTGCTGCACAACAACCCAAAATTTCACTTAGTAAGCCAGGGAGTTAA
- a CDS encoding HlyD family type I secretion periplasmic adaptor subunit, whose amino-acid sequence MNDSLSMPSHDTSKVISFGLGVIIVVFVIFGGWMVLAPLAASSVAVGKVSADIDKKTVQHLEGGIVKNIYVKDGDSVKKGDLLIKLDDIQYNAELQILTSQYQDALGVHARTKALDEEKDKVVFPKELVNQNVIANQRNIFQTYRKRNLDEKAISKNKIIQLNNQIKGLSSLLKSKKQRLASISEEIVEWEELLKEKLVDKLKVRELKREKNSIEGDISNTISEIARLKEQIQEVKIEQLLREKNFKNENLETLVKAKSNIEDLKQKITTTKDRLRRTDVYSPIDGTVVGLNLHTQGAVIKPGSDILEVVPENTKLIVVAKVQTTDIDKVKVGLHADIRFSAFNLQIAHVVEGKVIHVSADSFVDEQSGNPYYEAKIEVTEKGKEQLQEYGFVLVSGMPAEVMINIGNRTAFSYFVKPFSDMLSRGFNEE is encoded by the coding sequence ATGAATGATAGTCTTAGTATGCCTTCACATGATACTTCAAAAGTTATATCTTTTGGATTAGGTGTGATTATTGTAGTTTTTGTTATTTTTGGAGGTTGGATGGTTTTAGCTCCATTAGCAGCTTCTTCTGTAGCAGTTGGGAAAGTTTCAGCAGATATTGACAAAAAAACAGTTCAGCATTTAGAAGGTGGAATTGTAAAAAATATTTATGTAAAAGATGGGGATAGCGTAAAAAAAGGTGATTTATTAATTAAGCTTGATGATATTCAATATAATGCAGAGTTGCAAATTTTGACTTCTCAATATCAAGATGCTTTAGGAGTTCATGCAAGAACAAAAGCTTTAGATGAAGAAAAAGACAAGGTTGTTTTTCCAAAAGAGTTAGTTAATCAAAATGTAATTGCTAATCAAAGAAATATTTTTCAAACTTATAGAAAAAGAAATTTAGATGAAAAAGCTATTTCAAAAAATAAAATTATTCAGTTAAATAATCAAATTAAGGGTTTATCATCTCTTTTAAAAAGTAAAAAACAAAGATTAGCTTCAATAAGTGAAGAAATAGTTGAATGGGAAGAATTATTAAAAGAAAAACTTGTTGATAAACTAAAGGTGCGAGAACTAAAAAGAGAAAAAAATTCTATTGAAGGTGATATTTCTAATACAATATCTGAAATTGCAAGACTTAAAGAACAAATACAAGAAGTAAAAATAGAACAACTTTTAAGAGAAAAAAATTTTAAAAATGAAAATCTAGAAACTCTTGTAAAAGCAAAATCAAATATTGAAGATTTGAAACAAAAAATAACTACTACTAAAGATAGATTAAGAAGGACAGACGTATATTCTCCTATTGATGGAACAGTTGTAGGACTTAACTTACATACACAAGGTGCAGTAATTAAACCAGGTTCAGATATTCTTGAAGTTGTTCCTGAAAATACAAAATTGATTGTAGTAGCAAAAGTTCAAACAACAGATATTGATAAAGTAAAAGTTGGTTTACATGCAGATATTAGATTTTCCGCATTTAATCTTCAAATAGCACATGTAGTAGAAGGAAAAGTAATTCATGTATCAGCAGATAGCTTTGTAGATGAACAATCAGGGAATCCTTATTATGAAGCAAAAATTGAAGTAACTGAAAAAGGAAAAGAACAATTACAAGAGTATGGATTTGTACTTGTTTCTGGTATGCCTGCTGAAGTTATGATTAATATTGGAAATAGAACAGCCTTTAGTTATTTTGTTAAACCATTTAGTGATATGTTATCAAGGGGATTTAATGAAGAATAG
- a CDS encoding glycosyltransferase produces MKKIAVVHDWLVTNAGAEKVLKSILELYPTADLFSLVNFLSHKQREEIIRNKKVNTSFIQNLPFSKNKFRNYLPFFTKAIESFDLKTYDLIISSSWAVAKGVKTHKNQIHICYCHTPIRYAWDLYDEYTSNLIQPKKFLVEQTLQYIKKWDIKTLDRVDYFIANSKFVEKRINETYKRNAKVIYPPVDTSKYTLCLDKSDYYLTASRLVPYKKTKLIVETFNEMPEKKLIVIGEGEDYNSIKKIAKDNIQVLGYQKQEQLIEYMQKAKAFIYAAIEDFGIVPIEAMSCGTPVIALNYGGTAETVKDGFSGIHFQEQTIEDILNAVKKFESINFDYKKISQSVQNYCEDRFKKEIKDFIESKINQA; encoded by the coding sequence ATGAAGAAAATAGCTGTAGTGCATGACTGGCTTGTGACAAATGCTGGTGCAGAAAAAGTTTTAAAAAGTATACTTGAACTATATCCTACAGCTGATTTGTTTTCTTTAGTTAATTTCTTATCCCATAAACAAAGAGAAGAGATAATAAGAAATAAAAAAGTCAACACTTCATTTATTCAAAACTTGCCTTTTTCAAAAAATAAATTTAGAAATTATTTACCTTTTTTTACAAAAGCAATTGAAAGTTTTGATTTAAAAACATATGATTTAATCATAAGTTCTTCTTGGGCTGTTGCAAAAGGGGTGAAAACTCACAAAAATCAAATTCATATCTGTTATTGTCATACTCCTATTAGGTATGCTTGGGATTTATATGATGAATATACTTCAAATTTAATACAACCTAAAAAATTTTTAGTTGAACAAACTTTACAATATATAAAAAAATGGGATATAAAAACATTAGATAGAGTAGATTACTTTATAGCAAATTCTAAATTTGTAGAAAAAAGAATAAATGAAACATATAAAAGAAATGCAAAAGTTATTTATCCTCCTGTAGATACAAGTAAGTATACTTTATGTTTAGATAAAAGTGATTATTATCTTACTGCTTCAAGGTTAGTTCCTTATAAAAAAACAAAACTTATTGTTGAAACTTTTAATGAAATGCCTGAAAAAAAACTTATAGTTATAGGCGAGGGCGAAGATTATAATTCTATAAAAAAAATTGCAAAAGATAATATTCAAGTTCTAGGTTATCAAAAACAAGAACAATTAATAGAATATATGCAAAAAGCAAAAGCTTTTATTTATGCTGCTATTGAAGATTTTGGTATTGTTCCTATTGAAGCAATGTCTTGTGGAACACCTGTTATTGCTTTAAATTATGGAGGAACAGCAGAAACAGTAAAAGATGGTTTTTCAGGAATTCATTTTCAAGAGCAAACAATAGAAGATATTTTAAATGCAGTGAAAAAATTTGAGTCAATAAATTTTGATTATAAAAAAATTTCACAAAGTGTTCAAAACTATTGTGAGGATAGATTTAAAAAAGAAATAAAAGATTTTATAGAAAGTAAAATTAATCAAGCTTGA
- a CDS encoding SapC family protein codes for MAKKQRIFIENMTYHILLNCLSDMNVFKKDIDKEFFLELVSQYSKTYNVQIHSYILDTEYFEFLATSKNIESIPKFMQTLGRLYVSYFNKKYERSGTLWQGRYKSSLVEFNTYLFDVMSFIERRVKTNYSSLNKNLFDKKDNIVIYHDKYKKLGFTQEQRIKKYKVFFEQNNKEKDDFILNCLEKQKITATKKFIQKLENNLGLALQSKKRGRPKKTKKDIKMYKNLQILDKEKHKTLKVSEMKDLFFAKDMSSIPVMVNELGAVGKSFPVVFINSDEASTLVAITSLGNGNLAINEEGKWITNYIPISLRKYPFSMAAVRDNPEQKIVMIDEDASLVSKTKGRQLFKKDGSQSELLENAIKFLSDNENTVLMTKKIVEEIVKSGILEDREISVGEGEEKKVLLSGFKVVDKEKLNKLSDDILASWVRRGIISFIDLHLKSLDNINTLFQLANQRQK; via the coding sequence TTGGCTAAAAAACAAAGAATATTTATAGAAAATATGACATATCATATTTTGTTAAATTGTTTAAGTGATATGAATGTATTTAAAAAAGATATTGACAAAGAGTTCTTTTTGGAGCTTGTTTCTCAGTATAGTAAAACTTACAATGTACAAATCCACTCATATATTTTAGACACAGAATATTTTGAGTTTTTAGCTACTTCAAAGAATATTGAATCTATCCCAAAATTTATGCAAACCTTAGGACGACTTTATGTAAGTTACTTTAATAAAAAGTATGAAAGAAGTGGTACTTTATGGCAAGGTAGATACAAATCTTCATTGGTGGAGTTTAATACTTACCTTTTTGATGTAATGTCTTTTATTGAAAGAAGAGTAAAAACCAATTATTCAAGTTTGAATAAAAATTTATTTGATAAAAAAGACAATATAGTTATTTATCATGATAAATATAAAAAATTAGGCTTTACTCAAGAGCAAAGAATAAAAAAATATAAAGTTTTTTTTGAACAAAACAATAAAGAAAAAGATGACTTTATATTAAATTGCTTAGAAAAACAAAAAATCACAGCAACAAAAAAGTTTATTCAAAAACTTGAAAACAACTTAGGTTTAGCTCTTCAATCAAAAAAAAGAGGAAGACCAAAAAAAACAAAAAAGGATATAAAAATGTACAAAAATTTACAGATTTTAGATAAAGAAAAACATAAAACTTTAAAAGTTTCAGAAATGAAAGATTTATTCTTTGCAAAAGATATGTCTTCTATCCCTGTAATGGTAAATGAATTAGGAGCAGTAGGTAAAAGTTTTCCTGTTGTTTTTATAAATAGTGATGAGGCATCAACTTTAGTTGCAATAACTTCTTTAGGAAATGGAAACTTAGCAATAAATGAAGAGGGTAAATGGATCACAAATTATATTCCTATCTCTTTAAGAAAATATCCATTTTCAATGGCAGCTGTGAGAGATAACCCAGAACAAAAAATAGTTATGATTGATGAAGATGCTTCTTTAGTTTCTAAAACAAAAGGACGACAACTATTTAAAAAAGATGGCTCTCAATCAGAACTTTTAGAAAATGCTATTAAATTTTTATCTGACAATGAGAATACTGTATTAATGACAAAAAAAATAGTAGAAGAAATAGTTAAAAGTGGAATTTTAGAAGATAGAGAAATTTCTGTTGGTGAAGGTGAAGAAAAAAAAGTATTATTAAGTGGTTTTAAAGTAGTGGATAAAGAAAAGCTTAATAAACTAAGTGATGATATTTTAGCTTCTTGGGTAAGAAGAGGTATTATCTCATTTATTGATTTACACTTAAAATCTCTTGATAATATAAATACTTTATTTCAACTTGCAAACCAAAGACAAAAATAG